In Paenibacillus xylanilyticus, the genomic window CATATTGAGGCATAGAAGATAGCTGGGCTCCATAAAACAGGGCATTTCTGACCGCTTCAATGGAGATGTCGAAACAGCACATATTAAAGGGTACATCCTGCAATGGGTCCTGTCGAACAGAAGCACGTCCATTGATCGCATAAACCGTTTCTTCTCCAAATACCGTAACGGTAATCAACGGATTTTGTTTCATGTTGTTCACGAGACGTGAACGATGATCCAAAGCGACCCGAAGCGTGGACGCATTCTCCGCATAGATCCAGGAAATTGCGGTGGATGTCGGGCCTCCAGATTCAATGTCTACCGTATTCAGGAGTACAAACGTTTCGTTCTTGAATTGCTGCAAAAGAGATTCAGTCAATTGTGTGACGGCTTCGGACATTAAACCAGCCCTCCCTAACCTTCTTTATGCAATTCTTGATACTATGAATGATGTTATTATAACATACCCGGAAACTTGCTTCCAATCCCCCAGCTACTCTGCCGCCGGAGTAGCTGTTACTTTGCCTGAGAGCGTGTCCTG contains:
- a CDS encoding pyridoxamine 5'-phosphate oxidase family protein, yielding MSEAVTQLTESLLQQFKNETFVLLNTVDIESGGPTSTAISWIYAENASTLRVALDHRSRLVNNMKQNPLITVTVFGEETVYAINGRASVRQDPLQDVPFNMCCFDISIEAVRNALFYGAQLSSMPQYVKIYDQRAAEKLDEQVFAAMKKA